From a region of the Narcine bancroftii isolate sNarBan1 chromosome 5, sNarBan1.hap1, whole genome shotgun sequence genome:
- the LOC138765409 gene encoding probable G-protein coupled receptor 139: MLSAFYRFIRIVYIFIALLGVPANVVALAVLSRGRCGLSICTTRYLVAMAAADQLIILINVVLWRFSYYYFPGVFLHITPVCSLISVLGRVVTGCSVWFTVTFTFDRFVAICFQKLKTKFCTGKTASAVMTTTSVLLSLQRIPYYFTYEPLRVVDNVPWFCLQKASYFTDPGWVAFDWVNTLIMPLIPFALILLFNALTVRHVVFSSRIRRGLRGQRGGGSRSDPEMESRRRSMILLFAISGSFILLWSVHVVHFLYYTAAGADPNHHNDSEVIFLQVGQLLLTLSCCTNTFIYALTQSKFRENLVNAVKFPITSVIQLIRKPDSRSRRSQLRAFPIQMQHNP, from the exons ATGCTCAGCGCGTTTTACCGTTTCATAAGAATTGTTTATATCTTCATTGCTCTTCTTGGAGTTCCTG CGAATGTAGTGGCGCTTGCAGTCCTGTCCCGCGGAAGGTGCGGACTCTCCATCTGCACCACCCGCTACCTGGTGGCCATGGCAGCGGCGGACCAACTGATCATCCTCATCAATGTCGTCCTGTGGCGGTTCAGTTATTATTACTTCCCCGGCGTTTTCCTTCACATCACCCCCGTGTGCAGCCTCATCTCAGTCCTGGGTCGTGTTGTCACCGGCTGTTCCGTCTGGTTCACCGTCACCTTCACCTTCGATCGATTTGTCGCCATCTGCTTCCAGAAGCTGAAGACGAAATTCTGCACTGGGAAAACCGCGTCCGCCGTGATGACCACGACGAGCGTTCTTCTCTCTTTACAGAGGATTCCCTACTACTTCACATATGAACCCCTGAGAGTGGTTGACAACGTCCCGTGGTTCTGTTTGCAGAAGGCAAGTTATTTCACGGATCCTGGCTGGGTGGCCTTTGACTGGGTGAACACCTTAATAATGCCGCTGATCCCTTTTGCTTTGATTTTGTTGTTCAACGCTCTGACGGTGCGGCACGTTGTCTTCTCCAGTCGCATCCGTCGGGGGCTAAGGGGTCAGAGAGGCGGAGGAAGCCGCAGTGACCCGGAGATGGAAAGCAGGCGGAGGTCTATGATCTTACTCTTCGCCATCTCCGGCAGCTTCATCCTGTTGTGGTCGGTGCACGTTGTCCATTTCCTTTACTACACAGCCGCCGGGGCGGACCCCAATCACCACAACGACTCCGAAGTCATATTTCTCCAGGTGGGGCAGCTGCTGTTGACTTTAAGTTGCTGCACCAACACCTTTATTTACGCCTTGACTCAGTCCAAGTTCAGGGAGAATCTGGTCAACGCGGTGAAATTTCCGATCACCTCGGTTATTCAGTTAATTCGCAAACCGGACTCTCGAAGCCGACGGAGTCAGCTCAGGGCGTTTCCAATCCAAATGCAACACAATCCATAG